A region from the Marinitoga litoralis genome encodes:
- the rimO gene encoding 30S ribosomal protein S12 methylthiotransferase RimO, with protein MKEKVHILTLGCPKNEADMDVLKGIFIEKGYELTDNPEESDIAIIDTCGFIEPAKEESINEIFNFVALRENNPNMKIIPIGCLVERYYDDLKKELTEIDGLIGVVPPAKIVEAIENKNYYFKLEKPYDVYKCDYRVVPNKPYAYIKIADGCNRKCAFCSIPYFKGDPVSREIEDIKKEAEFLVRNGIKEIVLVSQDNTLYGVDLYKKQALPELLKEINSIEGDFWIRVMYLHPDFINDEIIDAINNLDKVVKYFDIPMQHGSDNVLSLMGRVRKTNQLKEIIEKIRKNKDAIIRTTIIVGFPGETNKDFEELLDFVDEIEFDRLGAFTYFDEEGTPSYLLPNKVDEKTKEKRLEELMELQKEISYEKLERFIGKELKVLVEEFDNSVYIGRAYTDAPEIDGNVFFKSSRDLEIGEFVNVKIINSSEYDLEGVVE; from the coding sequence ATGAAAGAAAAAGTACATATTTTAACATTAGGCTGCCCAAAAAATGAGGCAGATATGGATGTTTTAAAAGGGATTTTTATTGAAAAGGGTTATGAATTAACTGATAATCCAGAAGAGTCTGATATAGCAATTATAGACACATGTGGTTTTATTGAACCAGCAAAAGAAGAATCTATAAATGAAATATTTAATTTTGTAGCATTAAGGGAAAATAATCCAAATATGAAAATAATACCAATTGGTTGTTTGGTAGAAAGATATTATGATGACTTAAAAAAAGAACTTACAGAAATAGATGGTTTAATTGGTGTAGTACCACCTGCAAAAATAGTAGAAGCTATTGAAAATAAAAATTATTATTTTAAATTAGAAAAACCATATGATGTATATAAATGTGATTATAGAGTAGTTCCGAATAAACCATATGCATATATAAAAATAGCAGATGGTTGTAATAGAAAATGTGCATTTTGTTCAATACCATATTTCAAAGGAGATCCTGTTAGTAGAGAAATTGAAGATATAAAAAAGGAAGCAGAATTTTTGGTTAGAAATGGTATTAAAGAGATTGTATTAGTTTCACAAGATAATACATTATATGGAGTTGATTTATACAAAAAACAAGCATTACCAGAATTACTTAAAGAAATAAATTCAATTGAAGGTGATTTTTGGATTCGTGTTATGTATTTACACCCAGACTTTATTAATGATGAAATTATAGATGCTATTAATAATTTAGATAAGGTAGTTAAATATTTTGATATCCCTATGCAACATGGATCTGATAATGTATTATCTTTAATGGGGAGAGTTAGAAAAACAAATCAATTAAAAGAAATAATAGAAAAAATTAGAAAAAACAAAGATGCAATTATTAGAACAACAATAATTGTAGGCTTTCCGGGAGAAACAAACAAAGATTTTGAAGAATTATTAGATTTTGTTGATGAAATAGAATTTGATAGATTAGGCGCATTTACATACTTTGATGAAGAAGGTACTCCTTCATATTTATTACCTAATAAAGTTGATGAAAAAACTAAAGAAAAAAGGCTTGAGGAGTTAATGGAATTACAAAAAGAAATATCATATGAAAAGTTAGAAAGGTTTATAGGAAAAGAATTAAAGGTATTAGTAGAAGAATTTGATAATAGTGTATATATAGGAAGAGCATATACAGATGCTCCAGAAATTGATGGAAATGTATTTTTTAAATCAAGTAGAGATTTAGAAATAGGAGAATTTGTAAATGTAAAAATAATAAACTCATCAGAATACGATTTAGAGGGTGTTGTTGAATGA
- the pgsA gene encoding CDP-diacylglycerol--glycerol-3-phosphate 3-phosphatidyltransferase codes for MSIWTVPNILTFIRILATIPMFIITYNEKYYLIAFFIYIIVSLTDLLDGYIARKYNLVSDFGKFMDQIADKILINALLLVFLEMHKLPGWFVAIIITRDIFISGLRMFLANKNVVVAADRWGKLKTFSQTILIASLYLTPTLVFLENLNFILILLTTFFSVFSGYNYLSKNLVYLKGE; via the coding sequence ATGAGTATATGGACGGTACCAAATATTTTAACTTTTATTAGAATATTGGCTACAATTCCTATGTTTATTATTACCTATAATGAAAAATATTATCTTATAGCTTTTTTTATATATATTATCGTCTCATTAACAGATTTATTAGATGGTTATATAGCAAGAAAATATAATTTAGTTAGTGATTTTGGTAAGTTTATGGATCAAATTGCTGATAAGATTTTAATTAATGCATTGCTTTTAGTATTTTTAGAGATGCATAAATTACCAGGATGGTTTGTTGCAATTATAATTACTAGAGATATTTTTATTAGCGGTTTAAGAATGTTTTTAGCTAATAAGAATGTTGTTGTAGCTGCTGATAGATGGGGGAAATTAAAGACTTTTTCTCAAACTATTTTAATAGCTTCATTATATTTGACACCAACTTTAGTATTTTTGGAAAATTTAAATTTCATACTTATTCTTTTAACCACATTCTTTTCTGTTTTTTCGGGGTATAACTATCTATCTAAGAACTTAGTTTATCTTAAGGGGGAGTAA
- the thpR gene encoding RNA 2',3'-cyclic phosphodiesterase, with protein sequence MNNKNKHLRTFIALDVNESVQGILRDTILKLERMGFKGNWTKPENLHLTLHFLGDTPVTKITEVAKRMEERIVGFPTFAFNVDKIGYFKSNNHPRVIWMGVEGGNTLKQLHNEIIKSLKLSNIQVTEEEFTPHLTVGRIKKAPEFWEKLIKVLDIERVIVPVSAVHIYSSTLTRTGPIYKKMYSIDFEGGMIING encoded by the coding sequence ATGAATAATAAGAATAAACATTTGCGAACATTTATAGCATTAGACGTAAACGAGAGTGTGCAAGGTATATTAAGAGACACAATATTAAAATTAGAAAGAATGGGCTTTAAAGGTAATTGGACAAAGCCTGAAAATCTTCATTTGACATTACATTTTTTGGGGGATACACCAGTTACAAAAATAACAGAAGTAGCTAAAAGAATGGAAGAAAGAATAGTGGGTTTTCCAACATTTGCTTTTAATGTAGATAAAATTGGATACTTTAAAAGCAATAATCATCCAAGAGTTATATGGATGGGAGTTGAAGGTGGAAATACTTTAAAGCAGCTACATAATGAAATTATTAAATCCTTAAAATTATCAAATATACAAGTAACTGAGGAAGAATTTACTCCTCATTTAACTGTAGGTAGAATAAAAAAAGCTCCAGAATTTTGGGAAAAGTTAATAAAAGTGTTGGATATTGAAAGAGTTATAGTTCCTGTAAGTGCTGTTCATATATATTCATCAACTTTGACAAGAACAGGACCTATATATAAGAAGATGTATTCTATAGACTTTGAGGGAGGAATGATTATTAATGGCTAA
- the recA gene encoding recombinase RecA, with translation MAKKQPEKKSAINKEEMLDKLVKELEKNYGEGSIMILGKGLEEERKLDIVPSGVLSVDVALGVGGYPRGRIIEIYGNESSGKTTLALHSIAEVQKRGGIAAFVDAEHALDLEYAKKLGVNPETLILSQPDFGEQALEIVDSIVRSNIVDLVVVDSVAALVPRAEIEGNMGDSHMGLQARLMSQALRKLAGSVNKSKTIVIFINQTRMKIGVVYGNPETTAGGVALKFYSTIRMEVRKGTALREGKETYGNEVNIKVVKNKVAPPFKEVKVDMIYGQGLAKDNDIFNLAVAQDIVKRSGAWFSYTDLEGNELSLGQGKIKALEYLKNEPYLLDEIEYRIREKLGLVIPEDLKEKIENKGVSEVENEKED, from the coding sequence ATGGCTAAAAAACAACCTGAAAAAAAATCTGCCATAAATAAAGAGGAAATGTTGGATAAACTAGTTAAAGAATTAGAGAAAAATTATGGCGAAGGATCAATAATGATTTTAGGTAAAGGTTTAGAAGAAGAGAGAAAATTGGATATTGTTCCTAGTGGTGTCTTATCTGTAGATGTAGCATTAGGAGTTGGAGGATATCCAAGAGGAAGAATTATAGAAATATATGGTAATGAATCAAGTGGTAAAACAACATTAGCATTACATTCTATTGCAGAAGTACAAAAAAGAGGCGGAATAGCAGCATTTGTTGATGCAGAACATGCTTTGGATTTAGAATATGCAAAAAAATTAGGAGTAAACCCAGAAACTTTGATATTATCTCAACCAGATTTTGGAGAACAAGCTTTAGAAATTGTTGATAGTATTGTTAGATCAAATATTGTTGATCTTGTAGTAGTTGACTCTGTTGCCGCATTAGTTCCACGTGCAGAAATTGAAGGAAATATGGGAGACTCTCATATGGGTCTTCAAGCTAGATTAATGTCTCAAGCATTAAGAAAATTAGCAGGTAGTGTAAATAAATCAAAGACTATAGTTATATTTATTAACCAAACACGTATGAAAATAGGTGTAGTATACGGTAATCCAGAAACAACAGCTGGAGGTGTAGCTTTAAAATTCTATTCAACAATTAGAATGGAAGTTAGAAAAGGAACAGCTTTAAGAGAAGGAAAAGAAACATATGGTAATGAAGTAAATATTAAAGTTGTAAAAAATAAGGTGGCTCCACCATTTAAAGAAGTTAAGGTTGATATGATATATGGTCAAGGTTTAGCTAAAGATAATGATATATTTAATTTAGCTGTTGCTCAAGACATAGTAAAAAGAAGTGGAGCATGGTTCTCTTATACAGATTTAGAAGGAAATGAATTAAGTTTAGGTCAGGGTAAAATAAAAGCATTAGAGTATTTAAAGAATGAACCATACTTATTAGATGAAATTGAATATAGAATTAGAGAAAAATTAGGACTTGTAATTCCTGAAGATTTGAAGGAAAAAATAGAGAACAAAGGAGTTTCTGAAGTAGAAAATGAAAAAGAAGATTG